In Cynocephalus volans isolate mCynVol1 chromosome 13, mCynVol1.pri, whole genome shotgun sequence, a genomic segment contains:
- the RNF122 gene encoding RING finger protein 122 isoform X2 produces the protein MHPFQWCNGCFCGLGLVSTNKSCSMPPISFQDLPLNIYMVIFGTGIFVFMLSLIFCCYFISKLRNQAQSERYGYKEVVLKGDAKKLQLYGTCAVCLEDFKGKDELGVLPCQHAFHRKCLVKWLEVRCVCPMCNKPIAGPSEATQSIGILLDELV, from the exons ATGCACCCCTTCCAGTGGTGTAACG GGTGCTTCTGTGGCCTGGGACTGGTTAGCACCAACAAGTCCTGCTCAATGCCACCCATCAGTTTCCAAGACCTTCCCCTCAACATCTATATGGTCATCTTTGGCACAGGCATCTTTGTCTTCATGCTCAGCCTCATCTTCTGCTGCTATTTTATCAG CAAACTCCGGAACCAGGCACAGAGTGAACGATATGGATATAAGGAG GTGGTGCTTAAAGGTGATGCCAAGAAGTTACAATTATATGGG ACGTGTGCAGTGTGTCTGGAAGACTTCAAGGGGAAGGACGAGCTAGGTGTGCTCCCTTGCCAGCATGCCTTTCACCGCAA GTGTCTAGTGAAATGGCTGGAAGTCCGCTGTGTGTGCCCTATGTGTAACAAGCCCATTGCTGGTCCCTCAGAGGCCACTCAGAGCATCGGGATCCTATTGGATGAGCTGGTGTGA
- the RNF122 gene encoding RING finger protein 122 isoform X1 — MHPFQWCNGCFCGLGLVSTNKSCSMPPISFQDLPLNIYMVIFGTGIFVFMLSLIFCCYFISKLRNQAQSERYGYKEVVLKGDAKKLQLYGQTCAVCLEDFKGKDELGVLPCQHAFHRKCLVKWLEVRCVCPMCNKPIAGPSEATQSIGILLDELV, encoded by the exons ATGCACCCCTTCCAGTGGTGTAACG GGTGCTTCTGTGGCCTGGGACTGGTTAGCACCAACAAGTCCTGCTCAATGCCACCCATCAGTTTCCAAGACCTTCCCCTCAACATCTATATGGTCATCTTTGGCACAGGCATCTTTGTCTTCATGCTCAGCCTCATCTTCTGCTGCTATTTTATCAG CAAACTCCGGAACCAGGCACAGAGTGAACGATATGGATATAAGGAG GTGGTGCTTAAAGGTGATGCCAAGAAGTTACAATTATATGGG CAGACGTGTGCAGTGTGTCTGGAAGACTTCAAGGGGAAGGACGAGCTAGGTGTGCTCCCTTGCCAGCATGCCTTTCACCGCAA GTGTCTAGTGAAATGGCTGGAAGTCCGCTGTGTGTGCCCTATGTGTAACAAGCCCATTGCTGGTCCCTCAGAGGCCACTCAGAGCATCGGGATCCTATTGGATGAGCTGGTGTGA